A part of Campylobacter ureolyticus ACS-301-V-Sch3b genomic DNA contains:
- the eno gene encoding phosphopyruvate hydratase, whose translation MISISDVYANEVLDSRGNPTVKVTVYLSDGTKADAIVPSGASTGKKEALELRDGDKKRFGGKGVLKACENVITTIADGIIGLDPFDQGFLDSVLLELDATKNYSKLGANATLGVSMAVAKAAAKSLDLPLYRYLGGVNASVLPTPMFNIINGGAHANNSVDFQEFMIMPFGFETFNDALRAAAEIYQNLKNLLNELGHSTAVGDEGGFAPNLKDNEEPIKLILKAIKKSGYEPGKEIKIALDVASSELFKDGFYHLENKKFTSDELISKYEDLCQKYPIYSIEDALDEDDWEGWKKLTKKLGDKVQLVGDDLFVTNEEILRKGIEDGVANAILIKPNQIGTLTQTLKAIRLAHRNGYKTIISHRSGESEDSFIADLAVAVNAGQIKTGATARSERNAKYNRLLDIEEITDEYLGDKI comes from the coding sequence ATGATTAGTATAAGTGATGTTTACGCAAACGAAGTTTTAGATAGCAGGGGAAATCCAACTGTTAAAGTAACTGTTTACCTAAGTGATGGAACAAAAGCCGATGCAATCGTGCCAAGTGGTGCAAGTACTGGAAAAAAAGAAGCACTTGAACTAAGAGATGGCGATAAAAAAAGATTTGGCGGCAAAGGTGTTTTAAAAGCGTGTGAAAATGTTATAACTACAATTGCTGATGGCATTATAGGACTTGATCCTTTTGATCAAGGGTTTTTAGACTCAGTTTTACTTGAACTAGATGCTACAAAAAATTACTCAAAACTAGGAGCAAATGCAACTTTAGGTGTATCTATGGCTGTAGCAAAAGCAGCGGCAAAAAGCCTGGATTTACCACTTTATAGATACTTAGGCGGTGTAAATGCTAGTGTTTTGCCAACTCCAATGTTTAATATCATAAATGGTGGAGCTCATGCAAATAATAGCGTTGATTTTCAAGAGTTTATGATAATGCCTTTTGGATTTGAAACTTTTAATGATGCTCTAAGAGCTGCTGCTGAAATTTATCAAAATTTAAAAAACTTACTTAACGAGCTTGGTCATAGTACAGCAGTTGGTGATGAGGGAGGATTTGCTCCAAATTTAAAAGACAATGAAGAGCCTATTAAATTAATACTAAAAGCTATCAAAAAATCAGGTTATGAGCCTGGAAAAGAGATAAAAATAGCTCTTGATGTTGCTTCAAGCGAACTTTTTAAAGATGGTTTTTACCACTTAGAAAATAAAAAATTTACCTCAGATGAACTAATAAGCAAATATGAAGATTTATGCCAAAAATATCCGATTTACTCTATAGAAGATGCTCTTGATGAAGATGACTGGGAAGGTTGGAAAAAACTTACTAAAAAACTTGGAGATAAAGTTCAACTTGTTGGAGATGATCTATTTGTAACAAATGAAGAAATCTTAAGAAAAGGTATAGAAGATGGTGTTGCAAATGCAATATTAATAAAACCAAATCAAATTGGCACTTTAACCCAAACCCTAAAAGCTATAAGATTAGCCCATAGAAATGGTTATAAGACCATTATAAGCCATAGAAGTGGTGAAAGCGAGGATAGCTTTATAGCCGATCTTGCAGTAGCTGTAAATGCAGGTCAGATAAAAACAGGTGCAACAGCAAGAAGCGAAAGAAATGCTAAATATAACCGCTTGCTTGATATCGAAGAGATAACAGATGAATATCTAGGAGATAAAATTTAA
- the thiD gene encoding bifunctional hydroxymethylpyrimidine kinase/phosphomethylpyrimidine kinase, with product MKTILIIAGSDSGGGAGIQADIKTAEYFKVFSTTAITAVTAQNSLGVEAVFDLPTDFIQKQLDAITKDFKINAVKIGMLSNKDVIDLTYEFIKDLKIPIILDPVFISKAGSTLMSDENISYLKNIFEFATIITPNLYEAKKLFKTKPNGDFEVIAPCDTVITNIKNGNLSIDKLYYKNGLIKEFKTKFIDSTNLHGTGCSFSTAIAANLALGKNIEEAILLAKNYIYNAIKFAPKLGNGKGPIRHNLNGFMS from the coding sequence ATGAAAACTATTTTAATAATAGCAGGAAGTGATAGTGGTGGTGGAGCGGGCATTCAAGCAGACATTAAAACGGCTGAATATTTTAAAGTTTTTAGCACAACAGCCATCACAGCAGTTACTGCTCAAAATAGCCTTGGCGTAGAAGCTGTTTTTGATCTACCTACTGATTTTATACAAAAACAACTTGATGCTATTACAAAAGATTTTAAAATAAATGCCGTTAAAATAGGAATGCTCTCAAATAAAGATGTAATTGATCTAACCTATGAGTTTATAAAAGATCTTAAAATTCCTATTATTTTAGATCCTGTTTTTATCTCAAAAGCCGGTTCAACGTTAATGAGTGATGAAAATATAAGCTATTTAAAAAATATTTTTGAATTTGCTACGATAATAACACCAAATTTATATGAAGCAAAAAAGCTTTTTAAAACAAAACCAAATGGTGATTTTGAAGTTATCGCACCTTGCGACACCGTTATCACAAATATAAAAAATGGTAATTTAAGCATTGATAAGCTTTATTATAAAAATGGTTTAATTAAAGAGTTTAAAACTAAATTTATAGATAGTACAAACTTACATGGAACAGGGTGTTCGTTCTCAACTGCAATTGCTGCAAATTTAGCTCTTGGAAAAAATATAGAAGAGGCAATTTTATTGGCTAAAAACTACATTTATAATGCTATAAAATTTGCTCCAAAATTAGGAAATGGAAAAGGTCCAATAAGACATAATCTAAATGGATTTATGTCTTAA
- a CDS encoding cysteine hydrolase family protein gives MKRLLVVVDFQNDFVCGSLGFEKAKELEKVILEKINEYKNDDIIFTLDTHEDDYLNTIEGEHLPIKHCVKGTSGHEIYGEIKEISKNYPCIEKETFASKELLHFIENKPFIYESIEICGLVSDICVISNAIIAKAASPKSKILVDKKATSSPNLKMQEMVFKVMQNLHIEVI, from the coding sequence ATGAAAAGACTTTTGGTTGTTGTTGATTTTCAAAATGATTTTGTTTGTGGAAGTTTGGGTTTTGAAAAAGCTAAAGAACTAGAAAAAGTTATATTGGAAAAAATAAATGAGTATAAAAATGATGATATTATTTTTACTTTAGATACTCATGAGGATGATTATTTAAATACAATTGAAGGCGAGCATCTTCCTATAAAACACTGTGTAAAAGGCACTTCTGGGCATGAAATTTATGGAGAAATAAAAGAAATTTCTAAAAACTACCCCTGTATTGAGAAAGAAACTTTTGCCTCAAAAGAACTTTTGCATTTTATAGAAAATAAACCTTTTATTTATGAGAGTATTGAAATTTGTGGTCTTGTAAGTGATATTTGCGTGATATCAAATGCAATTATTGCAAAAGCTGCAAGTCCAAAAAGTAAAATTTTAGTTGATAAAAAAGCTACCTCATCGCCAAATTTAAAAATGCAAGAGATGGTTTTTAAGGTTATGCAAAATTTACATATAGAAGTAATATAA
- a CDS encoding sulfate/molybdate ABC transporter ATP-binding protein: MIEFSLKKELFGVNENMELNVKISFKSGSFISLSGESGSGKTTILRCLAGLEKANGFIKVDDEIWQDEKIFLSPQKRRIGFVFQDYALFENLSVKDNFLFVEKDINHCNKLLDMLGLMSLKDRYPTNLSGGQKQRVALGRAMMRKPKLLLLDEPLSALDPHLRARLQDEISKIQDLFKTTTILVSHDPNEIYKLANYMFVLKNGKIVKKGTPKEILLKTSGSQKFAFSGTLLNLEKIDTIFIATVSVGQQITEVALASDLGLKIGDEVTISSKAFNLNISKTFEKQDVL, translated from the coding sequence ATGATAGAGTTTAGTTTAAAAAAAGAGCTTTTTGGTGTTAATGAAAATATGGAGCTTAATGTAAAAATTAGCTTTAAAAGTGGAAGTTTTATATCTTTAAGCGGAGAAAGTGGGAGTGGCAAAACAACTATTTTAAGATGTCTTGCTGGACTTGAAAAAGCAAATGGTTTTATAAAAGTTGATGATGAAATTTGGCAAGATGAAAAGATATTTTTAAGTCCACAAAAAAGAAGAATCGGTTTTGTTTTTCAAGATTATGCCTTATTTGAAAATTTAAGTGTAAAAGATAATTTTTTGTTTGTAGAAAAAGATATAAATCATTGCAATAAGCTTTTAGATATGCTAGGTCTTATGAGTTTAAAAGATAGATATCCTACAAATTTAAGTGGGGGACAAAAGCAACGCGTTGCGCTTGGTAGGGCAATGATGAGAAAGCCTAAGCTTTTGCTTCTTGATGAGCCACTTTCAGCACTTGATCCACATCTTAGAGCTAGACTTCAAGATGAAATTTCAAAAATTCAAGATTTGTTTAAAACAACTACGATTTTAGTAAGCCATGATCCAAATGAAATTTATAAACTTGCAAATTATATGTTTGTTTTAAAAAATGGAAAAATTGTTAAAAAGGGCACTCCAAAAGAAATTTTACTAAAAACAAGTGGAAGTCAAAAATTTGCATTTTCAGGCACTTTGTTAAATCTAGAAAAAATTGATACGATTTTTATAGCCACTGTTTCAGTTGGTCAGCAAATTACAGAAGTTGCATTGGCAAGTGATCTTGGGCTTAAAATAGGCGATGAAGTAACGATAAGCTCAAAAGCATTTAATTTAAATATAAGTAAGACTTTTGAAAAACAAGATGTTTTGTAA
- the modB gene encoding molybdate ABC transporter permease subunit: MQGLDFTPFIVSLKLAFITTIVLFFVVLPFAWNLSQSKSKFKPLIQSICALPLVLPPTVMGFYILFAFSKNSFIGGFLYEHFGIQLVFTFWGLVFASCIYSLPFMFQPLLSGFESLNKNVIEASYLSGKSKFTTLFKVALPNIKPSLLTALVVTFAHTIGEFGIVLMVGGGVSGETKVASIAIYEFSEILDFKSAHIYSFIMLVMSFVVLLSVYLFNQKAKK; this comes from the coding sequence ATGCAAGGGTTAGATTTTACTCCTTTTATAGTTTCTTTAAAATTAGCTTTCATCACAACCATAGTGCTTTTTTTCGTGGTTCTTCCTTTTGCTTGGAATTTAAGTCAAAGTAAAAGTAAATTTAAACCACTTATTCAAAGTATTTGTGCGTTGCCACTAGTTTTGCCACCTACGGTTATGGGTTTTTACATCCTCTTTGCATTTTCAAAAAATTCCTTCATAGGTGGCTTTTTATATGAACATTTTGGAATTCAGTTAGTTTTTACTTTTTGGGGACTTGTTTTTGCAAGTTGTATTTATTCACTTCCTTTTATGTTTCAACCACTTCTAAGTGGCTTTGAAAGTTTAAATAAGAATGTTATTGAAGCTTCATATTTGAGTGGAAAAAGTAAATTTACAACACTTTTTAAAGTAGCTTTGCCAAACATAAAACCATCTCTTTTAACAGCGTTAGTTGTTACTTTTGCTCACACAATTGGAGAGTTTGGTATAGTTTTGATGGTTGGGGGCGGAGTAAGTGGAGAGACTAAAGTAGCTAGTATAGCCATATATGAGTTTAGTGAAATTTTAGATTTTAAATCGGCTCATATTTATAGTTTTATAATGTTAGTTATGAGTTTTGTGGTGCTTTTAAGTGTATATTTGTTTAATCAAAAGGCTAAAAAATGA
- a CDS encoding TOBE domain-containing protein, which produces MNKIKAKVTNIKECGDLSHLFLDSCIGNLSLVMLSADFDIGDEIEIGFKESVVAVLVGKCDTLSYSNQIKVIINLVEMGEILTKICGIYKSSNVEIISLITTNSAKRLNLKSGDEATFLIKATDMFVV; this is translated from the coding sequence ATGAATAAAATAAAAGCAAAAGTTACTAATATAAAAGAGTGTGGGGACTTATCCCATCTCTTTTTAGATTCTTGTATAGGAAATCTTAGTCTTGTAATGTTAAGCGCTGATTTTGATATAGGTGATGAGATTGAGATAGGCTTTAAAGAAAGCGTTGTTGCAGTTTTGGTTGGCAAATGTGATACTTTAAGCTATTCAAATCAAATAAAAGTAATTATAAATTTGGTTGAAATGGGTGAAATTTTAACTAAAATTTGTGGCATTTATAAAAGTAGCAATGTTGAGATAATAAGTTTAATAACTACAAACTCAGCCAAAAGACTGAATTTAAAAAGTGGCGATGAGGCTACTTTTTTAATAAAAGCAACAGATATGTTTGTGGTGTGA
- the modA gene encoding molybdate ABC transporter substrate-binding protein encodes MKKFLALAFSVCILSAAEIKIAAAANIGYVFEELKIEFLKDRKSDNVVADLGSSGQLSAKIQAGADYAIFMAANMKFANDLNEKGFSASGQVVPYTRGVLVAFSDKKRDLSDVMNLLKDKSIEKISVGNTKTAPYGIAAKEAFENAGIYNDIEKKLVYAQSISGVMPHVISGAADIGFIPKSGLVGKDKYKKDENFVEVDRALYAPLDQGMILLKGHENDKLAKEFFEFIQSDRAKAIFAEFGYE; translated from the coding sequence GTGAAAAAATTTTTAGCGTTAGCTTTTAGTGTTTGTATTTTAAGTGCAGCTGAGATTAAAATAGCTGCTGCGGCAAATATCGGCTATGTTTTTGAGGAACTAAAAATAGAGTTTTTAAAAGATAGAAAAAGCGATAATGTTGTAGCAGATCTTGGAAGTAGCGGCCAGCTTAGTGCAAAAATTCAAGCAGGTGCAGACTATGCTATTTTTATGGCGGCAAATATGAAATTTGCAAATGACTTAAACGAAAAAGGTTTTAGTGCAAGTGGCCAAGTGGTTCCTTACACAAGAGGTGTTTTAGTTGCATTTAGTGATAAAAAAAGAGATTTAAGCGACGTTATGAATCTTTTAAAAGATAAAAGTATAGAAAAAATCTCAGTTGGCAATACAAAAACCGCACCTTATGGAATTGCAGCAAAAGAAGCATTTGAAAATGCTGGAATTTACAATGATATAGAGAAAAAACTTGTCTATGCACAAAGCATATCAGGTGTTATGCCACATGTTATTTCAGGTGCAGCTGATATAGGTTTTATCCCAAAATCAGGCTTGGTTGGAAAAGATAAGTATAAAAAAGATGAAAATTTTGTAGAAGTTGATAGAGCACTTTATGCACCACTTGATCAAGGTATGATTTTATTAAAAGGACATGAAAACGATAAGTTGGCAAAAGAGTTTTTTGAGTTTATTCAAAGCGATAGAGCAAAAGCTATATTTGCCGAGTTTGGCTATGAATAA
- a CDS encoding TOBE domain-containing protein, with protein MKISARNILKCKVESLTPGAVNEEVVLKLSNGTKITSIITKNSVSNLNLKLGDEVFAIIKSSSIMFGLGELKISARNVLKGKIVSIKKGEVNAEVCLDLGDGEIITGIITLNSVKKLDLKVGDEASAIIKSSEVMVGVE; from the coding sequence ATGAAAATTAGTGCTAGAAATATACTTAAATGCAAAGTTGAAAGTTTAACTCCTGGAGCTGTTAATGAAGAAGTTGTTTTAAAGCTATCAAATGGCACAAAGATAACATCTATCATCACAAAAAATTCAGTTTCAAATCTAAATCTAAAATTAGGCGATGAAGTTTTTGCCATCATTAAATCAAGTTCGATAATGTTTGGTTTGGGTGAGCTTAAAATCAGTGCTAGAAATGTATTAAAAGGAAAAATTGTTTCAATTAAAAAAGGTGAAGTTAATGCAGAGGTTTGCCTTGATTTGGGCGATGGTGAGATAATAACAGGAATTATTACTTTAAACTCAGTTAAAAAACTTGATTTAAAAGTAGGTGATGAGGCAAGTGCTATCATAAAATCAAGCGAAGTTATGGTTGGCGTGGAGTAA
- a CDS encoding sulfatase-like hydrolase/transferase, producing the protein MRFAEVYCLFFICLAIYFNPLTKSIIEIYQFLNPQFHPKVSENLEKSLSKPKIFNANFNKNIVYIYLESFSRSFTTNYKELTPNLNSFDNRLDFININQIPQGAGITIEGLFASQCGLPYFLTKYGKKKDDGNFNLENAKPKFPKSNIICAPDFLQKLGYHTYFIKGADLGFQNTDMFLKSRNYDEMYGKNELIKRGAKNINSWGVDDDELFNFAFKDFIKMSERKDKFLQVILNVSMHVPDGFVSKKCNELLGLSSNEMLNAVKCTDFLLGEFINKIRSSKYSKNTIIVIQNDHLMPYMVANGVDSKKIENSKMLFMILDDSINGVKVIDKYGSSLDTFTTFLGYIGVTDEMNLGRNILIKDSLDNTKENIDMLYKAAMGGLLSIKYKK; encoded by the coding sequence TTGAGATTTGCAGAAGTGTATTGCCTTTTTTTCATCTGTTTAGCTATATATTTTAATCCTCTTACAAAGTCCATTATAGAAATTTATCAATTTTTAAATCCACAATTTCATCCAAAAGTTAGTGAAAATTTAGAAAAATCACTCTCAAAACCAAAAATATTTAATGCTAATTTTAATAAAAATATAGTTTATATTTACTTAGAAAGTTTTAGTAGAAGCTTTACCACAAATTACAAAGAACTTACTCCAAATTTAAACTCTTTTGATAATAGGCTAGATTTTATAAATATAAATCAAATTCCTCAAGGTGCTGGCATAACAATTGAGGGATTATTTGCTAGCCAATGTGGATTGCCTTATTTTTTAACAAAATATGGAAAGAAAAAAGATGACGGTAATTTTAATCTAGAAAACGCTAAACCAAAATTCCCAAAATCAAATATAATTTGCGCTCCTGATTTTTTGCAAAAGTTAGGATATCATACATATTTTATAAAAGGAGCGGATTTAGGCTTTCAAAATACAGATATGTTTTTAAAAAGTAGAAACTATGATGAAATGTATGGTAAAAATGAGCTTATAAAAAGAGGCGCTAAAAATATTAACTCTTGGGGTGTTGATGATGATGAGCTTTTTAATTTTGCATTTAAAGACTTTATCAAAATGTCTGAAAGAAAAGATAAATTTTTGCAAGTTATTTTAAATGTAAGTATGCATGTACCAGATGGATTTGTATCAAAGAAGTGCAATGAGCTATTAGGTTTATCTTCAAATGAAATGTTAAATGCAGTTAAATGCACAGATTTTTTACTAGGTGAGTTTATAAATAAAATAAGATCGTCAAAATACTCTAAAAATACTATTATCGTAATACAAAATGATCATTTAATGCCTTATATGGTTGCCAATGGAGTTGATAGCAAGAAAATAGAAAATTCAAAAATGCTTTTTATGATATTAGATGATAGTATAAATGGAGTTAAAGTTATTGATAAATATGGTTCGTCTTTAGATACATTCACAACATTTTTAGGATATATTGGAGTGACTGATGAGATGAATTTAGGAAGAAATATTTTAATTAAAGACTCTCTTGATAATACAAAAGAAAATATTGATATGCTGTATAAAGCTGCAATGGGCGGACTTCTAAGTATAAAATATAAAAAATAA
- a CDS encoding type II secretion system protein, producing the protein MKKGFTMIELIFVIVILGILAAVAIPRLAATRDDAEVAKAATNLTTFISDLGSYYTSQAKFAKNFADMSNVQFLAAKAGTADATTGRLTASPEGQIAAAGKKCLKLTLTDYAATTNKPAFLKVEEGDDKGAAVCQKVLNNGSVQKLIKGKFGYSKLVSAATATKDAVYQDDDSDEGEVAISGVGVKW; encoded by the coding sequence ATGAAAAAAGGTTTTACAATGATTGAGTTGATCTTCGTGATCGTAATTTTAGGTATTTTAGCAGCAGTTGCTATCCCAAGACTAGCAGCTACAAGAGATGATGCAGAAGTTGCAAAAGCAGCTACAAATCTTACAACATTTATAAGTGACTTGGGTTCATACTATACTTCACAAGCTAAATTTGCTAAGAATTTTGCTGATATGAGTAATGTTCAGTTTCTAGCAGCAAAAGCAGGAACTGCGGATGCAACAACTGGTAGATTAACAGCTAGTCCAGAAGGACAAATAGCTGCAGCAGGTAAAAAGTGCTTAAAGCTTACTCTTACAGACTATGCTGCTACTACAAACAAACCAGCATTTTTAAAAGTTGAAGAGGGCGATGATAAGGGTGCAGCAGTTTGCCAAAAAGTTTTAAACAACGGTTCAGTTCAAAAACTAATAAAAGGAAAATTTGGTTATAGCAAGCTTGTGTCAGCTGCAACAGCAACAAAAGATGCTGTGTATCAAGATGACGATTCAGACGAGGGTGAAGTAGCTATAAGCGGTGTTGGAGTTAAATGGTAA
- the nusA gene encoding transcription termination factor NusA — protein sequence MEKIGDIIESIANEKNLEIKDVKETVQTAFINTAKRMFGENYEYDAVFNETSKKIDLFQKILIVADSEYKGDSHTVSLSEAKKIDNSAEVGDELSSQIDIENYGRTASANLAKELNYHIEKLLEEKAYEKYSQKVDSLIFGNVVFIDDEETTYIEFDDLRAFMPRKNRIKDEKFKVGDVVRAVIRKVFIDKKRGVRIEISRTSPKFLEALLKSQVPEIQDGSVIVKASARIPGRRAKVALSSISPNIDPIGATVGVKGVRIDAVSKEIKNENIDVIEYSSQPEIMLSRAMAPAIISSVRIDGNKAMVHLNSDQKSKAIGKDGINIRLASMITGLEIQLVENGKQTADDNKDLVKDLKSLFG from the coding sequence ATGGAAAAAATAGGCGATATAATCGAATCAATCGCAAATGAAAAAAATTTAGAGATAAAAGATGTAAAAGAAACAGTTCAAACTGCATTTATAAATACAGCTAAAAGAATGTTTGGAGAAAATTATGAATATGACGCTGTTTTTAACGAAACTTCTAAAAAAATAGATCTTTTTCAAAAAATTTTAATAGTAGCAGATAGTGAGTATAAAGGCGACTCGCACACTGTTTCATTAAGTGAAGCTAAAAAGATAGATAATAGTGCTGAAGTAGGCGATGAGCTAAGCTCACAAATAGATATAGAAAATTATGGCCGCACCGCATCTGCAAATTTAGCAAAAGAGCTAAATTATCATATAGAAAAGCTTTTAGAAGAAAAAGCTTATGAAAAATATAGTCAAAAAGTAGATAGTTTAATTTTTGGGAATGTTGTTTTTATAGATGATGAGGAAACTACTTATATAGAATTTGATGATTTAAGAGCTTTTATGCCTAGAAAAAACAGAATAAAAGATGAAAAATTTAAAGTAGGTGATGTTGTAAGAGCAGTTATAAGAAAAGTTTTTATAGATAAAAAAAGAGGCGTTAGAATTGAAATTTCAAGAACAAGTCCGAAATTTTTAGAAGCACTTCTAAAATCACAAGTTCCAGAAATTCAAGATGGAAGCGTTATAGTAAAAGCAAGTGCAAGAATTCCAGGACGAAGAGCAAAAGTAGCGCTATCTTCTATATCTCCAAATATTGATCCAATAGGCGCAACAGTTGGCGTAAAAGGTGTAAGAATAGATGCAGTAAGCAAAGAGATAAAAAATGAAAATATCGATGTTATAGAGTATTCATCTCAGCCTGAAATAATGCTCTCTCGCGCCATGGCACCTGCGATAATTAGCTCAGTTAGAATAGATGGCAATAAAGCAATGGTTCATTTAAACAGCGATCAAAAAAGTAAAGCTATAGGAAAAGATGGTATTAATATCCGCTTAGCTTCAATGATAACAGGACTTGAAATACAACTTGTTGAAAATGGCAAACAAACAGCTGATGATAATAAAGACTTGGTAAAAGATCTAAAATCACTTTTTGGATAA
- a CDS encoding HP0268 family nuclease has protein sequence MELKIARSELSKAPNNISLSDIEKEVAKTGQRIFYFDRENQHKDLIALIEHFKKKNMSAYLRTVKYGLDENEFMYEVHIL, from the coding sequence ATGGAGTTAAAAATAGCAAGAAGCGAGCTAAGCAAAGCTCCTAATAATATATCTTTAAGTGATATTGAAAAAGAAGTCGCCAAAACAGGTCAAAGGATATTTTATTTTGATAGAGAAAATCAACACAAAGACTTAATCGCTTTAATAGAGCATTTTAAGAAAAAAAATATGAGCGCATATCTAAGAACTGTAAAGTATGGTCTTGATGAGAATGAATTTATGTATGAGGTTCATATACTTTGA